TATTTCTTGGTATCGCTTGTAAAACTCGTTAAGCTTTTCTTCGCTCAGTTTATCCAACTCAGTTCCAGCCACGTAGTATTCCAGTTCATCTCGAAGCCGATAAAAACGGGATAGAGCAAGTTCATGTTCTACCCACAATGCTCGGTAATTGAAATATGGCTCTAAGGCCGCAAACAAGGTAATTAAAGTAGAGAAAACAAAGGCAATATCTTTGAACCACTTTTCCAATCCTGTGATTTGGAGACCCAATACCACAGTAGCGGTGCCTGACAAGAAGATAGTAAATACTTTGATAAAGGAAGCGTTTCGCCGGTTAGCGCGTTTCGTGGCAGATGTGTACTGTATGGCATCTTCGATTTTTCGCTTGGTCAATTCCGCTTTTTCTTGAACGGGAGTTTTTCTTAGTTCGTCTGCCATAAAAGCAAAGCTCCTTTGCAACGCAATTTGGTGGTTATGCAATCAGTGAACGGTGATTCCCTCAGTGACACTTGACGAGCGGCCCAACGATTAAGGATTCATGCGGCGCGCCGTGTACGAGATCGTCTCCGGCTCAGGTCGGCAGCCACCGTCGGTCGGCCAGCCA
This Chloroflexota bacterium DNA region includes the following protein-coding sequences:
- a CDS encoding SLATT domain-containing protein; this translates as MADELRKTPVQEKAELTKRKIEDAIQYTSATKRANRRNASFIKVFTIFLSGTATVVLGLQITGLEKWFKDIAFVFSTLITLFAALEPYFNYRALWVEHELALSRFYRLRDELEYYVAGTELDKLSEEKLNEFYKRYQEIWNELSTAWIQHRKKEQS